The segment CGTCAGAATGGCTTGCAGCATCTTGAAAGTAACCTGTTTATTGGTAAAACTGTTCAAATAACTAAAAGGCTTTTTAACGGCCAGTGACTGTAAATTGTTCCGTAAAAGAACGCTATCCGGTGTAATCAATGCCCTGGCGACTTCAATTCCCGCAATAGCGGTTACACTCGCCCATATTTTCTGATCCTTCTGAATCCTGATAGTGATATTCACATTGTTGACATTCCCGTTCATGTCCAAACTTACTTTCCCTTTCATGGAAAGTGTATTGAAAGGAATATCCTTTGCTTTGAGCAGTACCAGGTTTTCCGCTTTCTTGTGGTTAGCCACAGGCACAACAGCTACATCCGGAGTTTTAACAATTGCTTTTTTGGTCTTGCAGGCTATTGCAGTGCTGAACAGCAAAAGAACCAGCAGACTATTTCGTAAGGTACTTTTTCTCATTTATTTTTCGTTTTAAAAGCGGCGAATCATTGCCTGCATCCCATGATTTTTTCCATTGCACCAAGGCCTCATCCGGAGATCCCGTATGGAATAAAATATCGCCGTAATGCTCCAGATAAACGCTGTTTTCAGCTTCATTGTTCTGCAAAGATTTCTCTATCCATACCTTAGCCAGCTCATATTTCCCTTTCTTCAGCAAAATAAGCGCATAAGTATCCGCTACAGAAGCATCCCGGGGCAACGCTTTGGCCGCAACCGTGATCAGTGCCTCGGCCTTATCCAGGTTCTCATTCCTTAACGCCAGGTAATACGCATAATTGTTCATAATCAGGAAATTTTGCGGATCCAGTCCTACAGCTTTCTCAAAAGCCTGATCTGCCGCAGCCACTTTGCCCTGATCAATTAAGATCTCTGCCTGCAATGCGGAAATCAGTGCCTGAAGCTCTTTATTTTCCCCATCCAGCATCATCGCAGATTTGATATGTGTCAATGCCTCTTTATTCTGTTCTTCCCGATGCAGTGCGAAGGCCATATAATAATATAAAATAGCCTGATTAGGATAAACCGCTAAAGCAGCTTCTCCATAACCGATCATCTGTTTGTATTGTCCCATCAGAATAGAGATATTGAGGACTTTCTCCCAAACCCCATACAACTGATCCGTTAATTTCAATGCTTTTTTATAGTGCTCCAATGCAGCCGGGAGATTCCCGGTTTCGTATAAAACGTCTCCATAAAGTGCAAGGAACAATGGGTCATCCTGATGCGTACTGGCAATATTTTCCAATACTTTAGAAGCTGCCATAAATTTCTTTTGAGAGAGGAACAGCGTTGCTGCTGCCATCGCCTCGGTTGCATTTACAGGCGCAACAA is part of the Pedobacter cryoconitis genome and harbors:
- a CDS encoding DUF4292 domain-containing protein; the protein is MRKSTLRNSLLVLLLFSTAIACKTKKAIVKTPDVAVVPVANHKKAENLVLLKAKDIPFNTLSMKGKVSLDMNGNVNNVNITIRIQKDQKIWASVTAIAGIEVARALITPDSVLLRNNLQSLAVKKPFSYLNSFTNKQVTFKMLQAILTGNTIAEFTNDQAELNSDAGVFTASGTQGELAFRVLFNTLLKTGELNMNEVRAAKALKVVYSDYQQVTDALFPSVIKINSLSGTKKTNLAFDFSKIERNVQLDYPFSLPKRFEIIN
- a CDS encoding tetratricopeptide repeat protein, which gives rise to MNRIVVLCGMLFLPLPSVAQRLPVSARDSIRIKQLFFAGLSDKLKENYVKSNENFTKITAIDAGNAAAWYEIALLNFRQNKMPEAETAIATAVNIDKNNPWYWKLMAELYKSTGSMDRLIPVFDQLIRLAPDQQSYQFDRANAIAISGRKEEALAAYALVEKKFGPSEALTRARQRITAGPQEIVAPVNATEAMAAATLFLSQKKFMAASKVLENIASTHQDDPLFLALYGDVLYETGNLPAALEHYKKALKLTDQLYGVWEKVLNISILMGQYKQMIGYGEAALAVYPNQAILYYYMAFALHREEQNKEALTHIKSAMMLDGENKELQALISALQAEILIDQGKVAAADQAFEKAVGLDPQNFLIMNNYAYYLALRNENLDKAEALITVAAKALPRDASVADTYALILLKKGKYELAKVWIEKSLQNNEAENSVYLEHYGDILFHTGSPDEALVQWKKSWDAGNDSPLLKRKINEKKYLTK